One Gordonia zhaorongruii DNA segment encodes these proteins:
- a CDS encoding UDP-N-acetylmuramoyl-tripeptide--D-alanyl-D-alanine ligase: MHLLASQIAEATGGTLHGPDVGVDSAGIDSRTIGAGQLFVPIVAARDGHDFIASAVRAGASVYLTDRAPDPAVAATAVQVADTGLALADLGRAARSRVGDRVVGVTGSVGKTSTKDLLAGVLATTYRTAASEKSFNNELGLPLTLLGAPDGTEAVVLEMGARGVGHIELLCDIATPDVGIITRVEAVHLEMFGTLDDVATAKGELVESLPADGIAVLNADHAVVRDMRSRTSARVLTYGTADDADIRATDIVLDDQLRAGFTLHSPWGSTPISLQARGEHQVPNALAAAAAGCGLGVPLDELAGGLRNAALSGLRMEMSTTSAGVVVINDAYNANPTSMSAAFNSLARLDARRRFAVVGTMAELGADGAAAHRDIARQAVEQGITVIAVDELAYGATDVLHVPDVASAVDALGELGDGDAVLVKGSRVAALERVAQALAD; the protein is encoded by the coding sequence GTGCACCTACTCGCCAGCCAGATCGCAGAAGCCACCGGTGGAACACTTCACGGGCCCGACGTCGGAGTCGATTCGGCCGGTATCGATTCCCGGACCATCGGGGCAGGTCAGCTTTTCGTGCCGATCGTCGCCGCGCGTGACGGGCACGACTTCATCGCGAGTGCGGTTCGGGCGGGCGCGTCCGTCTACCTGACCGATCGGGCGCCGGATCCGGCGGTCGCCGCGACCGCTGTGCAGGTCGCCGACACGGGCCTCGCACTCGCCGATCTCGGGCGGGCGGCCCGATCGCGGGTCGGTGATCGCGTCGTCGGCGTCACCGGGTCGGTCGGTAAGACCTCGACCAAGGATCTGCTCGCCGGGGTGCTGGCCACTACCTACCGGACCGCGGCGAGCGAGAAGTCGTTCAACAACGAGCTCGGTCTGCCGCTCACCCTGCTCGGTGCCCCGGACGGCACCGAGGCCGTCGTCCTGGAGATGGGGGCACGCGGCGTGGGCCACATCGAGCTCCTGTGCGACATCGCCACGCCCGACGTCGGAATCATCACGCGCGTAGAGGCCGTCCACCTGGAGATGTTCGGCACCCTCGACGACGTCGCCACCGCGAAGGGCGAGCTCGTCGAGTCCCTGCCCGCCGACGGCATCGCGGTCCTGAACGCCGACCACGCCGTGGTCCGCGACATGCGCAGCCGAACCAGCGCACGCGTGCTCACCTACGGTACGGCCGACGACGCGGACATCCGGGCCACCGACATCGTCCTCGACGACCAGCTGCGGGCTGGTTTCACGCTGCACAGCCCCTGGGGTTCCACGCCGATCTCGTTGCAGGCCCGCGGCGAGCACCAGGTGCCGAACGCCCTCGCGGCGGCTGCAGCCGGCTGCGGACTCGGCGTGCCGTTGGACGAGCTCGCAGGCGGACTGCGCAACGCAGCCCTGTCCGGTCTGCGTATGGAGATGAGCACGACGTCGGCTGGTGTCGTGGTGATCAACGACGCGTACAACGCCAACCCGACGTCGATGTCGGCGGCGTTCAACTCGCTGGCTCGCCTCGATGCCCGCCGTCGTTTCGCGGTGGTCGGAACCATGGCGGAGCTGGGTGCCGACGGTGCTGCGGCGCATCGCGACATCGCCCGCCAGGCCGTCGAGCAGGGCATCACCGTGATCGCGGTCGACGAACTCGCCTATGGTGCGACTGACGTGCTGCACGTGCCCGACGTCGCGAGTGCCGTCGACGCGCTGGGCGAACTCGGTGACGGCGACGCCGTTCTGGTCAAGGGCAGTCGAGTCGCGGCGCTGGAGCGCGTGGCGCAGGCCCTGGCCGACTGA
- a CDS encoding D-alanine--D-alanine ligase family protein: MSTPLLRLVVLYGGVSAEHDVSRISAAHVLAAADQDKYVLVPVGIDKQGVWHRNEAAAQALAAGDQLPNQLDIEGPAVDPLDVLRGSSTEVTVVFPLLHGPHGEDGTVQGMLELFSVPYVGCGVLSSSLCMDKAMAKEVAERAGIPQCKWLSFRDGAADARTIVERAVDELGLPVFVKPANMGSSVGVSRAGSAAELDEAINVALRYDDVVVIEEAVDGREIEVGVLGGIAPDTTFPGEVKPGSDFYDYEDKYLTGNAELMIPAPLSDEAIGQARELAADAFVALRCAGLARVDFFYEEGGRGWLLNEINTMPGFTPASMYPKMWEESGIAYPDLIDRLVTLALEVHRRRGSFSTEH; the protein is encoded by the coding sequence ATGAGCACTCCCCTCCTGCGGTTGGTCGTCCTCTACGGCGGAGTCTCCGCCGAACACGACGTCTCGAGGATCTCGGCGGCCCACGTCCTGGCCGCCGCCGATCAGGACAAATACGTTCTGGTACCCGTCGGCATCGACAAGCAGGGGGTCTGGCACCGCAACGAGGCGGCCGCGCAGGCCCTGGCGGCCGGAGACCAGCTGCCGAACCAGCTCGACATCGAAGGTCCCGCCGTGGATCCGCTCGACGTGCTGCGCGGGAGTTCGACGGAGGTGACCGTCGTGTTCCCGCTGTTGCACGGGCCGCACGGCGAGGACGGCACCGTTCAGGGCATGCTCGAGCTCTTCTCGGTTCCCTACGTCGGTTGCGGCGTCCTCTCGTCATCCCTCTGCATGGACAAGGCGATGGCCAAGGAGGTCGCGGAGCGCGCGGGCATCCCCCAGTGCAAATGGCTCTCGTTCCGGGACGGCGCGGCCGATGCCCGCACGATCGTCGAACGCGCCGTCGACGAACTCGGGCTCCCCGTGTTCGTGAAGCCCGCGAACATGGGATCGTCGGTCGGCGTCTCGCGCGCGGGATCCGCGGCCGAGTTGGATGAGGCGATAAACGTCGCGTTGCGCTACGACGACGTCGTGGTGATCGAGGAGGCCGTGGACGGACGCGAGATCGAGGTCGGCGTCCTCGGCGGCATCGCCCCGGACACGACCTTCCCCGGCGAGGTCAAGCCGGGCAGCGACTTCTACGACTACGAGGACAAGTACCTCACCGGCAACGCCGAGTTGATGATTCCGGCGCCACTCTCGGATGAGGCCATCGGACAGGCCCGCGAACTGGCAGCTGACGCGTTCGTCGCGCTCCGCTGCGCCGGTCTGGCCCGCGTCGACTTCTTCTACGAGGAGGGCGGCCGCGGCTGGCTGCTCAACGAGATCAACACGATGCCCGGGTTCACTCCGGCGTCGATGTACCCGAAGATGTGGGAGGAGTCGGGTATCGCCTACCCGGACCTCATCGACCGCCTCGTCACGCTGGCCCTCGAAGTGCACCGGCGGCGCGGTTCGTTCTCGACGGAGCACTGA
- the tgt gene encoding tRNA guanosine(34) transglycosylase Tgt produces the protein MCWVTSSKFIRRATLDGTAGRTGTIVTPHGEIQTPAFVPVGTKASVKTVLPESVAALGAQAVLANAYHLYLQPGPHIVDEAGGLGRFMNWPGPTYTDSGGFQVMSLGAGFKKVISMDVTGRQDDSIIAEGKERLADVDDDGVNFKSHLDGSMHRFTPEVSMQIQHQLGADIIFAFDELTTLMNTRGYQESSLERTRQWAIRCIAEHNRLSTERSHRPQQALWGVVQGAQYEDLRRKATRDLVELSRIDQENGGKGFGGYGIGGALEKANLGTIVGWVTDELPDDAPRHLLGISEPDDVFTAIENGADTFDCVSPTRVARNGAIYSFDGRYNITNAKYRADFGPLDAELDNYSTQYTRAYLHHLFKAKEGLASTLATLHNLSFTVTLVDRARKAIEEGNYFEYRDEFLRRYYSTSNGSGR, from the coding sequence ATGTGCTGGGTGACCAGCAGCAAGTTCATCCGGCGTGCCACCCTCGACGGGACGGCCGGGCGCACCGGCACCATCGTCACCCCGCACGGTGAGATCCAGACACCCGCATTCGTTCCGGTGGGGACCAAGGCGAGCGTCAAGACCGTGCTCCCCGAATCGGTTGCGGCGCTCGGCGCGCAGGCGGTCCTGGCCAATGCCTACCACCTGTATCTGCAGCCCGGCCCGCACATCGTGGACGAGGCGGGCGGTCTCGGTCGTTTCATGAACTGGCCCGGGCCCACCTACACCGATAGCGGCGGCTTCCAGGTGATGTCGCTCGGCGCCGGGTTCAAGAAGGTCATATCGATGGATGTGACTGGGAGACAAGATGATTCGATCATCGCCGAGGGCAAGGAGCGGCTTGCCGACGTCGACGACGACGGAGTCAACTTCAAGTCGCATCTGGACGGGTCCATGCATCGGTTCACGCCGGAGGTGTCGATGCAGATCCAGCACCAGCTCGGCGCCGACATCATCTTCGCGTTCGACGAGTTGACGACCCTGATGAACACTCGCGGCTACCAGGAGAGCTCTCTGGAGCGGACTCGGCAGTGGGCGATCCGCTGCATCGCCGAGCACAATCGGCTCTCCACCGAACGCTCGCACCGTCCGCAGCAGGCTCTATGGGGCGTGGTGCAGGGCGCTCAGTACGAGGACCTGCGTCGCAAGGCGACCCGCGACCTCGTCGAGCTCAGCCGGATCGATCAGGAGAACGGCGGTAAGGGATTCGGCGGCTACGGCATCGGCGGTGCCCTCGAGAAGGCGAACCTCGGGACCATCGTCGGCTGGGTCACCGACGAGCTTCCCGACGACGCCCCCCGCCACCTTCTCGGGATCAGCGAGCCAGACGACGTCTTCACCGCCATCGAGAACGGTGCGGACACCTTCGACTGCGTGTCGCCCACCAGGGTCGCCCGGAACGGCGCGATCTACTCGTTCGACGGTCGCTACAACATCACCAACGCGAAGTACCGCGCCGACTTCGGGCCGCTCGACGCCGAACTCGACAATTACTCCACCCAGTACACCCGCGCCTACCTGCACCACCTGTTCAAGGCGAAGGAGGGCCTCGCCTCGACTCTGGCGACGCTGCACAACCTGTCGTTCACCGTGACTCTGGTCGATCGCGCGCGAAAGGCGATCGAGGAGGGTAACTACTTCGAGTACCGCGACGAATTCCTTCGCCGCTACTACAGCACGAGCAACGGGTCGGGGAGGTAG
- a CDS encoding nucleoside deaminase, whose translation MTVRTDRGAVQRDAEVMMRTALETARGADPADVPIGAVVFGPDGTELARAANRREADGDPTAHAEVLALREATRAHGDGWRLEGCTLAVTVEPCTMCAGAVGLARVSRVIFGAWEPKTGAVGSLWDVLRDPRLVHRPEVLAGVLEPECAELVREFFVGRR comes from the coding sequence ATGACAGTGCGGACCGACCGCGGTGCGGTGCAGCGGGACGCCGAGGTGATGATGCGTACCGCACTCGAGACCGCCCGCGGGGCCGATCCCGCTGACGTGCCGATCGGTGCGGTCGTGTTCGGGCCGGACGGCACCGAGCTGGCGCGGGCTGCGAACCGACGTGAAGCCGACGGCGACCCAACCGCGCACGCCGAGGTCCTCGCTCTGCGCGAGGCGACGCGAGCGCACGGCGACGGCTGGCGACTCGAGGGATGCACACTGGCGGTGACGGTGGAACCGTGCACGATGTGTGCCGGAGCGGTCGGACTGGCCCGCGTGTCACGAGTGATCTTCGGCGCCTGGGAACCCAAGACCGGAGCGGTCGGTTCGCTGTGGGATGTGCTCCGCGACCCGCGGCTCGTCCACCGGCCCGAGGTGCTCGCAGGCGTGCTCGAACCCGAGTGCGCCGAGCTGGTCAGGGAGTTCTTCGTCGGTCGTCGTTGA
- a CDS encoding prephenate dehydrogenase produces the protein MSDESSRPVCVLGLGLIGGSLLRRLDADGATVFGYNRSQTTVDEAAGDGHDVSTDLDTTLDRAADEDAVIVLATPVTALGPILDAIAVRAPQCLLTDVVSVKEEVARIVAHHHPDARYVGGHPMAGTVHSGWRATDPTLFEGAMWMVSTHDDTDPHDWLAVARIALATGALVVPAADDAHDRAAAAISHNPHLTAAATAAVGGGESLLSLRLAAGSFRDGTRVAGTAPELQRAMLEANSVALLNTLSATIDRLVAARDRLRDHGDVAALVEAGHRARLAYEEIAGEEPAPITGVDVGGDGWAQELRRQAHLARVWVG, from the coding sequence GTGTCTGATGAATCGTCACGTCCCGTCTGCGTCCTCGGCCTCGGCCTCATCGGCGGCTCGCTTCTGCGGCGCCTGGACGCCGACGGTGCCACCGTGTTCGGCTACAACCGGTCCCAGACCACCGTCGACGAGGCGGCCGGCGACGGCCACGACGTATCAACGGACCTCGACACCACACTCGACCGCGCCGCCGACGAGGACGCGGTCATCGTCCTCGCGACGCCGGTCACGGCTCTCGGGCCGATACTCGACGCCATCGCCGTCCGTGCACCGCAGTGCCTGCTCACCGACGTCGTGAGTGTGAAGGAAGAGGTCGCCCGAATCGTCGCGCACCATCACCCGGATGCGCGCTACGTCGGCGGGCACCCGATGGCCGGGACCGTCCACTCCGGTTGGCGGGCCACCGACCCGACCCTGTTCGAAGGTGCGATGTGGATGGTGTCGACCCATGACGACACCGATCCCCACGACTGGCTCGCGGTCGCCCGCATCGCCCTGGCGACGGGTGCGCTCGTCGTCCCGGCCGCGGATGACGCTCATGATCGGGCTGCCGCCGCCATCTCCCACAACCCGCACCTCACAGCTGCGGCGACGGCCGCGGTCGGCGGCGGTGAGAGCCTGCTCTCCCTCCGGCTGGCGGCCGGGAGTTTCCGCGACGGGACACGGGTGGCGGGCACCGCACCCGAATTGCAGCGGGCGATGCTCGAAGCGAACTCGGTGGCGCTGCTCAACACTCTCAGCGCCACCATCGACCGACTGGTCGCGGCGCGCGATCGGCTCCGTGACCACGGCGACGTCGCCGCGCTCGTGGAAGCCGGACATCGGGCACGCCTCGCTTACGAGGAGATCGCGGGCGAAGAACCCGCACCGATCACCGGTGTCGACGTCGGCGGCGACGGGTGGGCCCAGGAACTTCGCCGCCAGGCGCATCTGGCGCGCGTCTGGGTCGGCTGA
- a CDS encoding alkaline phosphatase family protein gives MATAPTTVSGHSRRHFLGLAAGAAAGIAGSATLLPASLIEAVASGRPAGHLRDVEHVVVLMQENRSFDHYFGTLRGVRGFADNSAKPGVFDQDRIRPFRARDAANRGDLSVDYLASLPHGWADGHQALNGGRCDGWTGAKGEATMASYDRHDIPFQFALAEAFTVCDAYFSSCPSSTSPNRNYLFTGTTGLEPNGERAVGNDAYDGGHPGYTWTSYAENLQDAGVPWRVYQEWDNYTDNNLDFMARFRTIGRAALSAAGVRGTDLTGFFEDLLEQSEADDDGRYRTTASQRTAAAAVHAAAARLGPQHSQLYDRGLYRSEPGTLVSRFRHDVQAGTLPTVSWIVTPEADSEHPSASSPAQSATITHRLLDALASSPEVWRKTVVILNYDEFDGYFDHVVPPLPPEGEPDEWWDGKPMGLGFRVPTTIVSPWTVGGRVSSEVFDHTSVIRFLERVTGVRCPNISRWRRRVCGDLVSTLDLSRSDGLRLPDRPGPVPPFEKRWNAEPGGVAPVQEFGSAPALPTPYRLSANVLDGVLHLINEGSRAAVFSVFCEGRSEHHTVTDRRRVRLPSTVGHVVVTGPDRFLRDLTFPPGGSAARVKLQHATQRVAVNGTDVTASVVRDGWYEITVPDTVGRQYFTGRLENGRPTRTSPFRRD, from the coding sequence ATGGCGACGGCACCCACAACGGTCTCTGGACACTCCCGCAGGCACTTCCTCGGTCTCGCTGCCGGAGCGGCTGCGGGCATCGCGGGCAGCGCCACCCTGCTTCCGGCTTCGTTGATCGAGGCCGTCGCGTCGGGGCGCCCCGCAGGACATCTGCGCGACGTGGAGCACGTCGTCGTGCTGATGCAGGAGAATCGCTCGTTCGACCACTACTTCGGCACGCTGCGCGGGGTCCGCGGTTTCGCCGACAACTCGGCCAAACCAGGGGTGTTCGATCAGGACCGGATCCGCCCGTTCCGGGCGCGCGACGCCGCGAACCGCGGGGACCTGTCCGTCGACTACCTGGCGTCGCTGCCGCACGGCTGGGCCGACGGCCATCAAGCGCTCAACGGCGGCAGGTGCGACGGATGGACGGGCGCGAAGGGCGAGGCGACGATGGCCTCGTACGATCGGCACGACATCCCCTTCCAGTTCGCGCTCGCCGAGGCATTCACCGTGTGCGACGCCTACTTCTCCTCGTGCCCGTCGTCGACCAGCCCCAACCGGAACTACTTGTTCACGGGCACAACCGGTCTCGAGCCGAATGGCGAACGAGCGGTCGGGAACGACGCCTACGACGGCGGCCATCCCGGATACACCTGGACGTCGTACGCCGAGAACCTCCAGGACGCGGGCGTTCCCTGGCGCGTCTACCAGGAATGGGACAACTACACCGACAATAACCTCGACTTCATGGCGCGATTTCGAACCATCGGGCGAGCCGCACTCTCGGCCGCCGGCGTGCGCGGCACCGACCTCACCGGATTCTTCGAGGACCTGCTCGAGCAGTCGGAGGCCGACGACGACGGCCGATACCGGACGACCGCGAGCCAACGTACGGCCGCGGCCGCTGTGCACGCCGCCGCTGCCCGGCTGGGTCCGCAGCACTCGCAGCTCTACGACCGTGGCCTTTACCGGAGCGAGCCCGGCACGTTGGTCTCACGTTTCCGCCACGACGTCCAGGCAGGCACGCTGCCGACCGTGTCGTGGATCGTGACCCCGGAGGCCGACTCCGAGCACCCGTCCGCGTCATCACCTGCACAGTCGGCGACCATCACCCACCGCCTGCTCGATGCGCTCGCCTCCTCGCCCGAGGTGTGGCGCAAGACCGTCGTCATCCTCAACTACGACGAGTTCGACGGCTACTTCGATCACGTCGTCCCGCCGCTTCCGCCCGAGGGCGAGCCGGACGAGTGGTGGGACGGCAAGCCGATGGGCCTGGGCTTCCGTGTACCGACGACGATCGTGTCGCCGTGGACCGTCGGTGGCCGGGTCTCGTCGGAGGTCTTCGACCACACCTCGGTGATCCGGTTCCTCGAGCGCGTGACGGGCGTGCGCTGTCCGAACATCTCGAGATGGCGCCGTCGGGTCTGCGGCGATCTGGTCTCGACTCTCGACCTGTCCCGCTCGGACGGCCTCCGGCTGCCGGACCGCCCGGGTCCGGTCCCTCCGTTCGAGAAGCGGTGGAACGCCGAGCCAGGCGGGGTGGCACCGGTACAGGAGTTCGGATCGGCACCTGCCCTCCCGACGCCGTATCGGTTGTCCGCGAACGTGCTGGACGGCGTCCTTCATCTGATCAACGAGGGTTCCCGGGCCGCCGTCTTCAGCGTCTTCTGCGAGGGGCGATCCGAGCACCACACCGTCACCGACCGCCGCCGGGTACGACTCCCGTCCACCGTCGGCCACGTGGTGGTGACCGGCCCCGACCGATTCCTCCGCGATCTCACCTTCCCGCCCGGCGGCTCGGCGGCACGGGTGAAGCTGCAGCACGCGACGCAACGTGTCGCGGTGAACGGCACGGACGTGACCGCGTCGGTGGTGCGCGACGGCTGGTACGAGATCACCGTCCCGGACACCGTTGGACGCCAGTACTTCACCGGCCGGCTGGAGAACGGACGCCCGACCAGGACGTCGCCGTTCCGCCGCGACTGA
- a CDS encoding tRNA adenosine deaminase-associated protein: MAKPVAESDYTDVDGFAVAVVRDDSGWAVTALRPSALDSLDDAELQLRELRAAGAVFGLLDVDDEFFIVVRPSPTGAHLLLSDATAAVDYDIAADVLDALNVDIPDLDPDELDDVDPWEEGDLAILADLGLPDAVMSVIVGDTDLYADEQLGMIAARLGCADELSTVLDDLGH; encoded by the coding sequence ATGGCGAAGCCGGTCGCGGAGAGCGATTACACCGATGTCGATGGTTTCGCTGTGGCCGTTGTCCGTGACGACTCCGGATGGGCGGTCACGGCGCTGCGGCCCTCCGCGCTCGACAGTCTGGATGACGCCGAACTGCAGCTCCGCGAGCTGCGTGCCGCGGGAGCCGTTTTCGGCCTTCTCGACGTCGACGACGAGTTCTTCATCGTGGTCCGTCCGTCGCCGACGGGTGCGCACCTGCTCCTCTCGGATGCGACGGCGGCAGTCGACTACGACATCGCCGCCGACGTGCTCGATGCGCTGAACGTCGACATCCCGGACCTCGATCCGGACGAACTCGACGACGTCGACCCATGGGAGGAAGGCGATCTCGCGATACTGGCCGACCTCGGTCTGCCGGACGCGGTGATGAGCGTGATCGTCGGCGACACCGATCTGTACGCCGACGAGCAGCTCGGCATGATCGCGGCGCGTCTCGGGTGCGCAGATGAACTCTCGACGGTGCTCGACGACCTCGGTCACTGA
- the gluQRS gene encoding tRNA glutamyl-Q(34) synthetase GluQRS encodes MAHYDDAERNGTAGRFAPSPSGDLHIGNLRTAVLAQLFAGASDRRFLMRVEDLDRVRDGAEERQLADLAAIGIRWEEPLVRQSERRGGYSAVVDSLVAAGATFECFCTRREILEAPSAPHAPHGAYPGTCRDLTAAQRDERRSTRPAAIRLRSEVASFPVHDALHGEFTGDVDDFVLVRNDGTPAYNLAVVVDDAAMGVDQVTRGDDLLTSAPRQAYLATVLGHRPPEYVHVPMVLNRDGVRLAKRDGAVTAADLAEHGVDARAVLSLIAVSLDLAREGESVTMDRLADRFDPSALPREPWIFVPPASPTRSSQNSGAANE; translated from the coding sequence GTGGCCCACTACGACGACGCCGAACGCAATGGCACCGCAGGCCGGTTCGCACCGTCGCCGTCCGGCGACCTGCATATCGGGAACCTACGCACTGCGGTCCTCGCCCAGCTGTTCGCCGGTGCGTCCGACCGTCGCTTCCTGATGCGCGTCGAGGACCTCGATCGGGTCCGAGACGGGGCGGAGGAACGCCAGCTCGCCGATCTCGCCGCCATCGGGATCCGGTGGGAGGAGCCGTTAGTACGTCAATCCGAACGACGTGGCGGCTACTCGGCGGTGGTCGACTCGCTGGTCGCCGCGGGAGCCACGTTCGAGTGCTTCTGCACGCGGAGGGAGATTCTCGAAGCGCCGTCCGCGCCGCATGCGCCCCACGGCGCCTATCCGGGAACGTGCCGCGATCTGACTGCGGCGCAGCGCGACGAACGCCGCAGCACGCGTCCCGCCGCGATCCGGCTGCGTTCGGAGGTCGCGTCGTTCCCCGTGCACGACGCGCTGCACGGCGAGTTCACCGGCGACGTCGACGACTTCGTGCTGGTACGCAACGACGGGACTCCCGCCTACAACCTCGCGGTGGTCGTCGACGATGCCGCGATGGGCGTGGACCAGGTGACCCGCGGCGACGACCTGCTCACGTCCGCACCGCGTCAGGCATATCTCGCGACCGTCCTCGGACATCGGCCGCCCGAGTACGTCCACGTGCCGATGGTCCTGAATCGCGACGGCGTCCGACTGGCCAAGCGCGACGGCGCGGTCACCGCCGCCGACCTGGCCGAACACGGAGTCGACGCGCGGGCCGTCCTGTCGCTGATCGCCGTCTCGCTCGACCTCGCACGCGAGGGCGAGTCGGTCACCATGGACCGTCTCGCAGATCGTTTCGATCCGTCCGCCCTGCCGCGCGAGCCGTGGATCTTCGTCCCACCCGCATCACCGACACGTAGTTCGCAGAACTCGGGTGCTGCAAACGAGTAG
- a CDS encoding putative glycolipid-binding domain-containing protein produces MTFSDTARDAGAKTMFTWQSVDGGRLEQVRLNTGGGRLRAYGRIISAATDDVEAYSASYELVTNDIGVTRRLSVRLLRAGGEGHYDVSRDMDGRWMVQTPDSTVHSDFDGAEAVDVLQSPFFKTLPINRHKLVGGGRKDDIPLVGLVFPAFDAKTLHASYSIEDGQVRVTSERGDDAFSVDSAGMVVDYAGVATRV; encoded by the coding sequence GTGACTTTCTCGGATACGGCACGCGACGCCGGTGCCAAGACGATGTTCACCTGGCAGAGCGTCGACGGCGGCCGGCTCGAACAGGTTCGGCTCAACACCGGTGGTGGGCGGCTGCGTGCCTACGGTCGGATCATCTCGGCGGCAACTGACGACGTCGAAGCGTATTCGGCGTCGTACGAGCTCGTCACCAACGACATCGGGGTGACCCGGCGGCTCTCGGTCCGCCTCCTCCGTGCGGGTGGCGAAGGGCATTACGACGTGAGTCGGGACATGGACGGGCGCTGGATGGTGCAGACGCCGGACAGCACCGTGCACAGCGACTTCGACGGCGCGGAGGCCGTCGACGTGCTGCAGTCGCCGTTCTTCAAGACGCTGCCGATCAACCGGCACAAGCTGGTCGGCGGTGGACGCAAGGACGACATTCCGCTTGTCGGCCTGGTGTTCCCCGCGTTCGACGCGAAGACCCTGCACGCGTCCTACTCGATCGAGGACGGCCAGGTGCGAGTCACGTCCGAACGCGGCGACGACGCGTTCAGCGTCGACAGCGCGGGCATGGTCGTCGACTACGCGGGCGTCGCGACCAGAGTCTGA
- a CDS encoding D-TA family PLP-dependent enzyme — protein sequence MGDMLTTPTVIVDEEILDRNIESMAASMRDRDVALRPHVKTHKTVEIARKQVDAGACGLTVATIGEAEVFSAAGFDDLFIAYPLWLTRTAAGRLVRLVVGEGARISFGVDSVAGAEHAAALLGEYAGSFGALIELDSGHHRSGALPEEVVGIARAAADAGLLVRGVFTFPGHSYAEGAGEQAADDEAQVLREASDSLTEAGFDDLERSGGSTPSVLLSDGTELTEARPGVYVFGDAQQWELGGIDASDIALSVLATVVSRHDGPEHRRVILDSGSKILGADRPAWASGFGRLLDYPDAWVSALSEHHATVVFPDDAPLPVLGSRIRVVPNHVCQVMNLVDRVAVTREGLVVGRWRVAARGQNS from the coding sequence ATGGGCGACATGCTGACCACGCCGACGGTGATCGTCGACGAGGAGATTCTCGACCGGAACATCGAGTCGATGGCGGCGTCCATGCGCGACCGGGACGTCGCACTTCGCCCGCACGTCAAGACCCACAAGACGGTGGAGATCGCGCGCAAGCAGGTCGATGCCGGTGCCTGTGGGCTGACCGTCGCGACGATCGGCGAGGCCGAGGTGTTCTCGGCTGCCGGATTCGACGATCTGTTCATCGCCTACCCGCTCTGGCTCACGAGGACGGCGGCCGGACGGTTGGTGCGCCTCGTCGTCGGCGAGGGGGCGCGGATCTCGTTCGGCGTCGATTCGGTGGCGGGCGCGGAGCATGCGGCGGCACTGCTCGGTGAGTACGCCGGTTCGTTCGGGGCTCTCATCGAACTGGACAGCGGGCATCACCGCAGCGGAGCGCTGCCCGAGGAAGTCGTCGGAATCGCGCGGGCGGCGGCCGACGCCGGACTGCTGGTGCGCGGTGTGTTCACCTTCCCCGGACACAGCTACGCCGAAGGCGCCGGTGAGCAGGCGGCGGACGACGAAGCACAGGTCCTTCGCGAGGCGTCTGACTCGCTGACAGAGGCGGGGTTCGACGACCTCGAACGCAGCGGCGGGTCCACTCCGAGTGTCCTGCTGAGTGACGGGACCGAGCTCACCGAGGCGCGTCCCGGCGTGTACGTGTTCGGCGACGCACAGCAGTGGGAGCTGGGCGGCATCGACGCGTCCGACATCGCACTCAGCGTGCTGGCCACCGTCGTGAGTCGCCATGACGGACCCGAGCACCGGCGCGTGATCCTCGACTCGGGCAGCAAGATCCTGGGTGCCGACCGGCCGGCGTGGGCGTCGGGTTTCGGCAGGCTCCTCGACTATCCGGACGCGTGGGTGAGTGCGCTGTCCGAGCATCACGCGACGGTCGTCTTCCCGGACGACGCCCCGCTACCCGTTCTCGGTTCGCGCATCCGCGTGGTGCCGAATCACGTGTGCCAGGTGATGAACCTCGTCGATCGGGTGGCAGTGACCCGCGAGGGACTGGTCGTCGGTCGCTGGCGGGTGGCGGCGCGCGGCCAGAACTCCTGA